The sequence TCATAGCTGCGACGGAACAATGCACCTAACAAAGGTAGGTCTCCTAACACAGGAACTTTATCGACTGTGCTGCTCACGCTGTGTTGAAATATTCCACCAAGAACGACCGTTTCACCATTATTAACAAGCACTTGCGTACCTATTCTTTGGGTATCTATCGCGACCGCTTCCCCAGTTCCGGTTTTTACCACTTGGCCGGGCCTATCTTGAGTCACACTCAAATCCAACACCAAGCGATTGTCGGGCGTTATCTGCGGCGTCACTTTCAGACTCAATACCGCTTTCTTAAATGCGACCGATGTAGCACCACTTGAAGAGGACTCTAAGTAAGGAATTTCAGTACCTTGCTCAATATAAGCGGGCTTTTTATTGGTGGTGATTAAGCGTGGGCTAGAAATGATCTCAGCTTTCGACTCTTGTTGCAGTGCCGACAGTTCAAGGTCGAGCAACGTATCCGAGCCAAGCTTGGCCACCTGAAAGGCAATGCTCGATGCATTCGGCGATGTCGCACCCAAGTTAACGTTGAGGTAGTCATCAATCACACTGTTGCCGCCATCATCGTCATAAGGTGTTATTTGTGATGGATGATTACCTTCTATTGAACCACCAACGGTGAAGCTTCCGTTGGTCGAGGATACACCCCAGCGCACGCCAAGCTCATCAAGATTACCCTCAGTGACAGTCACGATACGCGCCTCTATTTGCACCTGCTTTACTGGGATATCCAAGGATTCAATGATGCCTCGTATCACGGCAATGTTCTCTTCCAACTCACGAATCAACAAAGAGTTAGTGCGCTCATCAATGGTAATAGAGCCGCGATCAGACAACATACTCACCGCACCCTCACCACCAATCATGTCAGCGATGTCGGTGGCTTTAGCAAAGTTGATCTTGATGATTTCCGACTTGAGCTCTCCTAGTTCCTCTTCCAAACGAGATTTCTCGAGCGCTTGCTGCTCTCGAAGATCCAACTCAGCTTTCGGTGCAACCAAGATGACATTGCCATCCACGCGCTTATCCAACCCTTTAACTTGCAAGATAATGTCGAGAACTTGCTGCCAAGGTACGCCATCTAAACGTAAAGTCAGGTTACCCGCGACCGAATCAGACACGACAAGGTTGAAGTCGTTATAGTCAGCGATCAACTGAAGGACGTTTCGTACTGGGATATCTTGGAAGTTAATTGAGATCAGCTTGCCCTCTTTCTCTAGGATGCTTTTCTCAGCTGTCGT is a genomic window of Vibrio sp. ED004 containing:
- a CDS encoding type IV pilus secretin PilQ family protein, which translates into the protein MNKGISGLVSKALQGFAVSVMLVFSVLSHAESLPNKLENIDFRVNKDKDAVIIIELATSTAVVDVQRAQEGLSIELLNTQVDDDKLYLLDVKDFATLVEGIEVYKETPSTRLLATINNDYQYEYNLKGRFIEVVISKPVIDETTAEKSILEKEGKLISINFQDIPVRNVLQLIADYNDFNLVVSDSVAGNLTLRLDGVPWQQVLDIILQVKGLDKRVDGNVILVAPKAELDLREQQALEKSRLEEELGELKSEIIKINFAKATDIADMIGGEGAVSMLSDRGSITIDERTNSLLIRELEENIAVIRGIIESLDIPVKQVQIEARIVTVTEGNLDELGVRWGVSSTNGSFTVGGSIEGNHPSQITPYDDDGGNSVIDDYLNVNLGATSPNASSIAFQVAKLGSDTLLDLELSALQQESKAEIISSPRLITTNKKPAYIEQGTEIPYLESSSSGATSVAFKKAVLSLKVTPQITPDNRLVLDLSVTQDRPGQVVKTGTGEAVAIDTQRIGTQVLVNNGETVVLGGIFQHSVSSTVDKVPVLGDLPLLGALFRRSYENVGKSELLIFVTPKVVIQ